The following coding sequences lie in one Bacteroides helcogenes P 36-108 genomic window:
- a CDS encoding heparin lyase I family protein encodes MKTTASIALCLLLLAAASPVHAQFVPLKERVNVQADSARSRQIIDNCWVAVGTNKPYAIQLDYSHLFQGKPSYRFELKQEDNTLEGYSKGETKGRAELCYCYAVSDNFRNYPANEYPNAQKMKTVYHYGKGSCPQSSSMSYTFSVYIPHTLDRNVSAIFAQWHGMPSRTLVSDPNGKVMRISVKEFLELEKKMIFKKNTAHDKIVKINARGDTLYKAGKPNGWLIEQGGYPPLAFGFSQGYFYIKANSDRKWLTDKTDRCNANPDKVEVMHPITSAFKSSTIAYKMLFEDFPKDCWITFQVNIDWTEYGKEKETIIKPGLLDVTMSYRHSEREMKKHIVNNEKILIGRNDEEGYYFKFGIYRVGNNTVPVCYNLAGYKEQLQNSGK; translated from the coding sequence ATGAAAACAACTGCCTCAATTGCTCTTTGTTTGCTGCTCTTGGCAGCAGCAAGCCCGGTGCATGCACAATTCGTACCACTGAAGGAACGTGTAAACGTACAGGCTGACTCTGCCCGTTCCCGCCAGATTATTGACAACTGCTGGGTAGCCGTAGGCACCAACAAACCCTATGCCATCCAACTGGACTATTCACACCTCTTTCAAGGGAAACCCTCCTATCGCTTTGAGCTAAAACAAGAGGACAACACTCTGGAAGGCTACTCCAAAGGAGAAACCAAAGGTCGTGCCGAACTTTGCTATTGCTATGCCGTATCCGACAACTTCCGCAACTATCCGGCAAATGAATACCCCAACGCCCAAAAGATGAAAACCGTCTATCATTACGGCAAGGGAAGTTGCCCGCAAAGTTCATCTATGAGCTATACATTCTCCGTTTACATTCCACATACTCTGGACAGGAACGTATCTGCCATCTTTGCCCAATGGCACGGCATGCCAAGCCGTACACTTGTATCTGACCCCAACGGTAAAGTTATGAGAATCAGCGTCAAGGAGTTCCTTGAGTTAGAAAAGAAAATGATTTTCAAGAAAAATACGGCACATGACAAAATAGTAAAAATCAACGCCCGGGGAGATACCCTCTACAAAGCCGGAAAACCGAACGGTTGGCTGATAGAACAAGGTGGCTATCCCCCGCTCGCTTTCGGCTTCTCGCAAGGTTATTTCTACATCAAAGCCAACTCTGACCGCAAATGGCTGACAGACAAGACCGACCGCTGTAACGCTAATCCTGATAAAGTAGAGGTCATGCATCCCATCACCTCTGCCTTCAAATCCTCGACAATAGCATACAAGATGCTGTTCGAGGATTTCCCGAAAGACTGCTGGATAACCTTCCAGGTAAATATAGACTGGACTGAATATGGAAAAGAAAAAGAAACCATTATCAAGCCCGGGCTTCTGGACGTAACCATGTCCTACCGGCACTCAGAGAGGGAAATGAAAAAGCATATCGTGAACAATGAAAAGATACTGATTGGCCGCAATGACGAAGAAGGGTATTACTTCAAATTCGGCATATATCGTGTCGGCAACAACACCGTTCCGGTCTGCTACAACCTTGCTGGCTATAAAGAACAGCTCCAGAACTCTGGCAAATAG